The Polymorphobacter megasporae genome window below encodes:
- a CDS encoding extensin-like domain-containing protein, translated as MLAAVRLATVLVLAGFALFIAFDHARRYPQDLPWTPLDLTAPIGWATGGKLLALGKHPGQCRALLSAAGISATPLPDFDAGPGCRVTDAVRVANVGLPLDHSLVMTCPLAAAMTVWTRHVVIRSVRERGLTATGLADLGSLNCRRIAGTARLSEHAHANAVDIAAIRIGRDHPLSVARDFGSEGPRGATLAALHAGACRLFGTVLGPNYNRAHRDHFHLDMAAWNACR; from the coding sequence ATGCTCGCCGCCGTCCGCCTCGCCACAGTCCTCGTCCTCGCCGGTTTCGCGCTGTTCATCGCGTTCGACCACGCGCGCCGCTACCCGCAAGACCTGCCGTGGACCCCGCTCGACCTGACCGCGCCGATCGGCTGGGCGACCGGCGGCAAGCTGCTCGCCCTTGGCAAACATCCCGGACAATGCCGCGCCCTCCTGAGCGCCGCCGGAATTTCCGCGACGCCGCTCCCCGACTTCGACGCCGGACCCGGCTGCCGCGTCACCGATGCGGTGCGCGTCGCGAATGTCGGCCTGCCGCTCGATCACAGCCTCGTGATGACGTGCCCGCTGGCGGCGGCGATGACGGTTTGGACCCGCCACGTCGTCATTCGCTCGGTGCGCGAGCGCGGCCTGACCGCGACCGGTCTCGCCGACCTCGGCAGCCTCAATTGCCGCCGGATCGCAGGAACCGCCCGTCTCAGCGAACACGCGCACGCCAACGCCGTCGACATCGCCGCGATCCGCATCGGCCGCGACCACCCGCTCAGCGTTGCCCGCGACTTCGGCAGCGAGGGGCCGCGTGGCGCAACGCTTGCCGCACTTCACGCCGGAGCCTGCCGCCTGTTCGGCACCGTCCTTGGCCCGAACTACAACCGCGCGCACCGAGATCATTTCCACCTCGACATGGCGGCGTGGAACGCGTGCCGCTGA
- a CDS encoding NUDIX domain-containing protein, with product MTDADTPIPAATVVLLRNRDGTCELLLLERHGSTAFAGGAMVFPGGRVDPGDRAVFADPALATGCEGLDPVDAAARVAAARETFEEADVLLSTGPAIDPAVRRDWRARLNASTATYADFLAATGHALDAATLVPFARWVPPAAAKISRRFDTHFYLAVLPAGEVVAPDGHEAVTAHWTTAAAAVSRADAGEIGLVFPTRRNLERLAQYAGLDALLAATRARPVVLTQPAIVERDGAMWLTIPEGCDYPVTEERLDTARRE from the coding sequence ATGACCGACGCCGACACCCCGATCCCCGCCGCAACCGTCGTCCTCCTCCGCAACCGCGACGGGACGTGCGAGCTCCTGCTCCTCGAACGCCACGGCAGCACCGCGTTCGCCGGCGGCGCGATGGTCTTTCCCGGCGGTCGGGTCGATCCCGGCGACCGCGCGGTGTTCGCCGACCCCGCACTCGCCACCGGCTGCGAAGGCCTCGATCCGGTCGATGCGGCGGCGCGAGTCGCGGCGGCGCGCGAGACCTTCGAGGAGGCCGATGTCCTGCTGAGCACCGGTCCGGCGATCGATCCGGCGGTGCGGCGCGATTGGCGGGCGCGGCTCAATGCGTCGACCGCGACCTACGCCGACTTCCTCGCCGCGACCGGCCACGCACTCGACGCCGCCACGCTCGTCCCGTTCGCGCGCTGGGTGCCGCCCGCTGCCGCAAAAATCTCGCGCCGCTTCGACACGCATTTCTATCTCGCGGTGCTGCCCGCCGGCGAGGTCGTCGCCCCCGATGGGCATGAGGCGGTGACCGCGCACTGGACGACCGCCGCCGCCGCCGTTTCGCGCGCCGACGCCGGCGAGATCGGGCTCGTCTTCCCGACGCGGCGCAACCTCGAACGCCTCGCGCAATACGCCGGCCTCGACGCTTTGCTGGCGGCGACCCGCGCCCGCCCGGTCGTCCTCACCCAGCCCGCGATCGTCGAGCGCGACGGGGCGATGTGGCTGACGATCCCCGAGGGGTGCGACTATCCGGTCACCGAGGAACGCCTCGACACCGCGCGTCGCGAGTAG
- a CDS encoding PQQ-dependent sugar dehydrogenase produces the protein MRIALLAVLLATPALAAPVATDPPNNPTYKPAFAGQHRAEEVHTKTPLTVTEVATGLHSPWAIAFMPDGRMLVTEKNPAALRIVTQAGKISMAVAGIPKVNANGQSGLLGLALSPKFATDHVVYWTYSEPRAGGGNGLALARATLVDGPTPRLDGVTVIFRVEPALESNLHNGGRLVFAADGTLFLGLGERSILPGRVQAQDLGSDLGKIVHLNPDGTPAKDNPFIGKAGARPEIWSDGHRNILGIAFDARGKLWEVEMGPRGGDELNLVTRGKDYGWPTIGYGEEYSGKPVGKGITAAPGMEQPVYYWDPIVAPASLMIHSGRMFPEWRGDFFIGGLASTALVRLVVKNDRVVGEERLLTDRAERIRDAVEGPDGAIWIVTDDDNGKLLRVSAKR, from the coding sequence ATGCGTATCGCCCTCCTTGCCGTCCTCCTCGCCACCCCCGCGCTCGCCGCCCCCGTCGCGACCGATCCGCCGAACAATCCGACGTATAAGCCCGCGTTCGCCGGGCAGCATCGCGCCGAGGAGGTCCACACCAAGACGCCGCTGACCGTTACCGAGGTCGCGACCGGCCTCCACTCTCCGTGGGCGATCGCATTCATGCCCGACGGGCGGATGCTGGTGACCGAGAAGAACCCCGCGGCGCTGCGGATCGTGACGCAGGCGGGCAAGATCTCCATGGCCGTCGCGGGCATCCCCAAGGTCAACGCCAACGGCCAGAGCGGGCTGCTCGGCCTCGCGCTCAGCCCGAAGTTCGCGACCGACCATGTCGTCTACTGGACGTATTCGGAGCCGCGCGCGGGCGGCGGCAACGGCCTCGCGCTCGCCCGCGCGACATTGGTCGACGGCCCGACCCCGCGCCTCGACGGGGTGACGGTGATCTTCCGCGTCGAGCCCGCGCTCGAGTCCAACCTGCACAATGGCGGGCGGCTGGTGTTCGCCGCCGACGGCACCTTGTTCCTCGGCCTCGGCGAGCGCTCGATCCTGCCGGGGCGCGTCCAGGCGCAGGACCTCGGCAGCGACCTCGGCAAGATCGTCCACCTCAACCCCGACGGCACCCCGGCAAAAGACAATCCGTTCATCGGCAAGGCAGGTGCCCGCCCCGAGATCTGGAGTGACGGCCACCGCAACATCCTCGGCATCGCCTTCGATGCGCGCGGCAAATTATGGGAAGTCGAGATGGGCCCGCGCGGCGGCGACGAGTTGAACCTCGTCACACGCGGCAAGGATTACGGCTGGCCGACGATCGGCTACGGCGAAGAATATTCGGGCAAGCCGGTCGGCAAGGGCATCACCGCCGCGCCCGGGATGGAACAGCCGGTGTATTACTGGGACCCGATCGTCGCCCCGGCAAGCCTGATGATCCATTCGGGCAGGATGTTCCCCGAATGGCGCGGCGACTTCTTCATCGGCGGCCTCGCCAGTACCGCGCTCGTCCGGCTGGTCGTCAAGAACGACCGCGTCGTCGGCGAGGAGCGACTGCTCACCGATCGCGCCGAACGGATCCGCGATGCGGTCGAAGGCCCCGACGGTGCAATCTGGATCGTCACGGACGACGACAACGGGAAATTGCTTCGGGTCAGCGCGAAGCGGTAA
- a CDS encoding M20/M25/M40 family metallo-hydrolase, whose translation MRDYWALFLAVIGAALFAVLATTPPGPRGVDTPAADFSAERAMSDVQEIGRAPHPSGSADNARVRAWLIERLRGLGLSVRTTVNPMSAKGAKGLAKWSGDATVRPVVNIVATLPGRDRTAPALVLMAHYDSVWGSPGAADDGAGVASIIEIVRALKAGPPPRRDVIVLLTDGEELGLEGARAFFRTDPERARPGVIVNFETRGGGGRAAMFETGHDNGGMMRLFASTVGHPSATSLSVLIYELLPNDTDYTPAKALGIPGFNFAFIGRSGFYHSPLATPANLDRGALQDMGAQGLDIARALATVPALPHNAPSLVFFDAFSSFLMIYPAAVGWAILGVAALILTAAALRGKARPRDLGRGVAALVVLIVVAGGALYLVNLVSGADGKVNYYDRLAAIPRLQLQALLLCTAALSAVAALFRRSPDGIGTWLGVTIPLLIAGVAVQIIAPTAAFIIAWPVLLAGIAAATAAFAPRFGTAATVAAAAVGVGYLVGFGFFLMQGIGPTMPVAAAIPLAASAILLWPLLPSGRQVNWVVAAALLVAAIAIALSVRLDPIAASVATYSLHH comes from the coding sequence ATGCGCGACTATTGGGCGTTGTTCTTGGCTGTGATCGGCGCGGCGTTGTTCGCAGTGCTGGCGACAACGCCGCCGGGGCCGCGCGGCGTCGATACGCCGGCCGCCGACTTCTCCGCCGAGCGCGCGATGAGCGACGTGCAGGAAATCGGGCGCGCGCCGCATCCGAGCGGGAGTGCCGACAACGCCCGCGTCAGGGCGTGGCTGATCGAGCGGCTGCGCGGGCTCGGCCTGTCGGTGCGAACGACGGTCAACCCGATGAGCGCCAAGGGCGCGAAGGGCCTCGCCAAGTGGAGCGGCGACGCAACAGTACGGCCGGTTGTCAACATCGTCGCCACCCTGCCCGGCCGCGACCGGACCGCACCGGCGCTGGTCCTGATGGCGCATTACGACAGCGTCTGGGGATCGCCGGGTGCCGCCGACGACGGCGCCGGGGTCGCATCGATCATCGAGATCGTCCGCGCGCTCAAGGCGGGGCCGCCACCGCGGCGCGACGTCATCGTCCTCCTCACCGACGGCGAGGAGCTCGGCCTCGAAGGCGCCCGCGCGTTCTTCCGGACCGATCCCGAGCGCGCACGACCCGGCGTCATCGTCAATTTCGAGACGCGCGGCGGCGGCGGACGCGCCGCGATGTTCGAGACCGGGCACGACAATGGCGGGATGATGCGGCTGTTCGCGAGCACGGTTGGCCACCCGTCGGCGACATCGCTGAGCGTGCTGATCTACGAGTTGCTGCCCAACGATACCGATTATACGCCGGCGAAGGCGCTCGGCATCCCGGGATTCAACTTCGCCTTCATCGGGCGGTCGGGTTTTTACCACTCGCCGCTGGCGACGCCGGCCAATCTCGATCGCGGCGCGCTGCAGGACATGGGGGCGCAGGGTCTCGACATCGCCCGCGCGCTGGCGACGGTCCCGGCGCTGCCGCATAATGCGCCAAGCCTCGTCTTCTTCGACGCGTTCAGCTCTTTCCTGATGATTTATCCCGCGGCTGTCGGATGGGCGATCCTCGGGGTCGCCGCGCTCATCCTCACCGCCGCCGCCCTGCGCGGTAAGGCGAGGCCGCGCGACCTCGGGCGCGGTGTCGCGGCGCTGGTGGTGTTGATCGTCGTCGCCGGAGGCGCGCTTTACCTCGTCAACCTCGTCTCGGGGGCGGACGGCAAGGTCAATTACTACGACCGGCTCGCGGCGATCCCGCGGCTGCAGCTTCAGGCGTTGTTGCTATGCACGGCGGCGCTGTCGGCGGTCGCGGCGCTGTTTCGCCGGTCGCCCGACGGCATCGGGACATGGCTGGGCGTGACGATCCCGCTGCTGATTGCCGGCGTCGCGGTCCAGATTATCGCGCCGACCGCTGCGTTCATCATTGCCTGGCCGGTCCTGCTCGCCGGGATCGCCGCGGCGACGGCCGCATTCGCGCCGCGCTTCGGCACCGCCGCAACGGTCGCCGCGGCTGCCGTCGGCGTCGGGTACCTCGTCGGCTTCGGCTTCTTCCTGATGCAGGGGATCGGGCCGACGATGCCGGTCGCGGCGGCGATCCCGCTGGCGGCGTCGGCGATCCTGCTGTGGCCGTTGCTCCCGTCGGGGCGACAGGTGAACTGGGTTGTCGCGGCTGCCCTGCTTGTTGCGGCGATCGCTATCGCCTTATCGGTGCGGCTCGATCCAATCGCGGCGAGCGTCGCCACCTACAGCCTGCATCACTAG
- a CDS encoding prolyl oligopeptidase family serine peptidase, with the protein MMRLTLTAVLLFTAAFPALPLAAQTPLATAASPVFTPRDVFGLEQATDVQISPDGKHIAYVRSSEDIMTDKARRTIWLVDVATGAQSPLLDGVASRPRWSPDGTKIAYAAADAGGKPQLYVHWMNSGTNARITALPDAPEDMAWSPDGKRIAFTLFTPDEGEKIGTPLAKPEGAKWADPLNIVTKVNYRADGEGYLKPGFTHVFVVGSDGGAPRQLTFGKYDDDAGLSWTRDGDAILFSSNHGKDWEREPLNSDIFAVAVERGTITQLTTRNGPDTAPQASPDGKLIAYTGFDDHLRAYENSQLSVMNRDGSGSRVISASLDRSVHSPRWSADGRSIVAAYEDHGVTKVARFDLDGRMTPVAEGLAGGDLDRPYTGGSFSVAKTGAVAFTAGTPAHPADVGLASGGKTRLLTRLNDGLFAGKTLGEVKAHHVASSADGMMIDYWMVTPPNYDPAFKMPLILEIHGGPYAAYSPVWSTEDQLYAAAGYVVVYANPRGSTSQGAAFANTIWKDYPSHDYDDLMSVVDDAIAHGPVDPNNLFVTGGSGGGLLTAWVVGKTNRFKAAVSQKPVINWASEGLTTDGYAEMLKYWFGAQPWENPDLLWKHSPLSLVGNVTTPTLLMVGEEDHRTPGSEAEQFYDALQIRKIPTALVRVPGASHHGLAERPSQLAAENGVILAWFGRYRTGTPVNATMPASSSK; encoded by the coding sequence ATGATGCGCCTGACGCTGACCGCCGTCCTCCTCTTTACCGCCGCCTTTCCCGCCCTGCCCCTCGCCGCCCAGACGCCGCTCGCGACCGCCGCGTCGCCGGTCTTCACGCCGCGCGACGTTTTTGGCCTCGAACAGGCGACCGACGTCCAGATCAGCCCCGACGGCAAGCACATCGCCTATGTCCGCTCGTCGGAGGACATCATGACCGACAAGGCGCGGCGGACGATCTGGCTCGTCGACGTCGCCACCGGTGCGCAGTCCCCGCTGCTCGACGGCGTCGCGAGCCGCCCGCGCTGGTCGCCCGACGGGACCAAGATCGCCTATGCCGCCGCCGACGCGGGGGGCAAGCCGCAGTTGTACGTCCACTGGATGAACAGCGGGACCAACGCGCGCATCACCGCCCTGCCCGACGCACCCGAGGACATGGCGTGGTCGCCCGACGGCAAGCGCATTGCCTTCACATTGTTCACCCCCGACGAGGGCGAGAAGATCGGCACCCCGCTCGCCAAGCCCGAGGGCGCGAAATGGGCCGACCCGCTCAACATCGTCACCAAGGTCAACTACCGCGCCGACGGCGAGGGTTATCTCAAGCCCGGCTTCACCCATGTCTTCGTCGTCGGCTCCGACGGCGGCGCGCCGCGCCAGCTGACCTTCGGCAAGTATGACGACGACGCCGGACTGAGCTGGACCCGCGACGGCGACGCGATCCTGTTCAGCTCGAACCACGGCAAGGACTGGGAGCGCGAGCCGCTCAACTCCGATATCTTCGCCGTCGCGGTCGAGCGCGGCACGATCACCCAGCTGACGACGCGCAACGGCCCCGACACCGCGCCGCAAGCATCGCCCGACGGCAAGCTCATCGCCTACACCGGCTTCGACGACCACCTGCGCGCATATGAGAACAGCCAGCTTAGCGTGATGAACCGCGACGGCAGCGGGTCGCGCGTCATCAGCGCCAGCCTCGACCGCTCGGTCCATTCGCCGCGCTGGTCGGCCGACGGGCGGAGCATCGTCGCGGCGTACGAAGACCACGGCGTCACCAAGGTCGCGCGCTTCGACCTCGACGGCAGGATGACCCCCGTCGCCGAGGGCCTCGCGGGCGGCGACCTCGACCGGCCGTACACCGGCGGGTCGTTCAGCGTCGCGAAGACCGGCGCGGTCGCCTTCACCGCCGGCACCCCCGCACATCCCGCCGACGTCGGGCTGGCGAGCGGCGGCAAGACCCGCCTGCTCACCCGGCTCAACGACGGGCTGTTCGCGGGCAAGACGCTCGGCGAGGTCAAGGCGCATCACGTCGCCTCGTCGGCCGACGGCATGATGATCGACTATTGGATGGTTACCCCGCCGAACTACGACCCGGCGTTCAAGATGCCGTTGATCCTCGAAATCCACGGCGGGCCCTACGCGGCGTATTCGCCGGTGTGGTCGACCGAGGACCAACTCTATGCCGCCGCCGGTTACGTCGTCGTCTATGCCAACCCGCGCGGGTCGACGAGCCAGGGCGCGGCCTTCGCCAACACCATCTGGAAGGACTATCCGAGCCACGACTATGACGACCTCATGAGCGTCGTCGACGATGCGATCGCCCACGGCCCGGTCGATCCGAACAACCTGTTTGTCACCGGCGGATCGGGCGGCGGGCTGCTCACCGCATGGGTCGTCGGCAAGACCAACCGCTTCAAGGCCGCGGTTAGCCAGAAGCCCGTCATCAACTGGGCAAGCGAGGGGCTGACGACCGACGGCTATGCCGAAATGCTCAAATACTGGTTCGGCGCACAGCCGTGGGAGAACCCCGACCTGCTGTGGAAACACTCGCCGCTCAGCCTCGTCGGCAACGTCACCACCCCGACCCTGCTGATGGTCGGCGAGGAAGACCACCGCACCCCCGGCAGCGAGGCCGAGCAGTTCTACGACGCCCTCCAGATCCGCAAGATCCCGACCGCGCTGGTGCGGGTGCCGGGGGCGAGCCACCACGGGCTGGCGGAACGGCCCTCGCAGTTGGCGGCGGAGAACGGGGTGATCCTCGCATGGTTCGGGCGGTATCGGACGGGCACGCCGGTCAACGCGACGATGCCGGCCAGCTCAAGCAAGTAG
- a CDS encoding acyl-CoA thioesterase — translation MNNPLPPAAAPDAGPDAAAVERLLALLDVEALEVDLFRGISNDPGWTRVYGGQVVAQALMAASRTVRADRLAHSLHAYFLRPGDPAAPIVYRVERDRDGTSFATRRVIAIQHGRPIFNMAASFAIAETGFDHAAALPKVAGPDGLRNERELFERRAATTPEPFRTLWGNRDRPIEFRPVEPMDPFKPKKAKPVQHNWFRAASPVPGDPVLARCLLAFASDMTLLDTCLMPHAISWADPKLQVASIDHAMWFHATPDLNDWHLFAQDSPRASGGRGMNRGLIFAHDGRMVATVMQEGLIRYRE, via the coding sequence ATGAATAATCCGCTTCCGCCTGCCGCTGCCCCTGATGCCGGCCCCGACGCCGCTGCGGTCGAACGGCTGCTGGCGTTGCTCGACGTCGAGGCGCTCGAGGTCGACCTCTTTCGCGGCATCTCGAACGACCCCGGCTGGACCCGCGTCTATGGCGGGCAGGTCGTCGCGCAGGCGTTGATGGCGGCGTCGCGGACGGTCCGCGCCGACCGGCTGGCGCACTCGCTCCACGCCTATTTCCTCCGCCCCGGCGATCCCGCCGCGCCGATCGTCTACCGCGTCGAGCGCGACCGCGACGGCACCAGCTTCGCCACGCGGCGGGTCATCGCGATCCAGCACGGTCGACCAATCTTCAACATGGCGGCGTCGTTCGCCATCGCCGAGACCGGCTTCGACCATGCCGCGGCGTTGCCCAAGGTCGCTGGTCCCGACGGGCTGCGCAACGAGCGCGAGCTGTTCGAGCGCCGCGCCGCGACGACTCCCGAGCCATTCCGCACCTTATGGGGCAACCGCGACCGGCCGATCGAATTCCGCCCGGTCGAGCCGATGGACCCGTTCAAGCCGAAGAAGGCGAAGCCGGTCCAGCATAACTGGTTCCGCGCGGCGAGCCCGGTGCCGGGTGATCCGGTCCTCGCGCGCTGCCTACTCGCCTTCGCCAGCGACATGACATTGCTCGACACCTGCCTGATGCCGCACGCGATCAGCTGGGCCGACCCCAAGCTTCAGGTCGCGTCGATCGACCATGCGATGTGGTTCCACGCGACGCCCGACCTCAACGACTGGCATTTGTTCGCCCAGGACTCCCCGCGCGCGAGCGGCGGCCGGGGCATGAACCGGGGGCTGATCTTCGCGCACGATGGGCGGATGGTCGCGACGGTGATGCAGGAGGGGTTGATTAGGTATCGGGAGTAG
- a CDS encoding DUF1328 domain-containing protein produces the protein MLRYALIFLVVALVAGLLGFGGLAGAAVGIAKILFYIFIILFVVGLVMHLVRGGRTI, from the coding sequence ATGCTTCGTTACGCTCTTATCTTTCTCGTCGTCGCGCTCGTCGCCGGCCTCCTCGGCTTCGGCGGTCTTGCCGGTGCCGCCGTCGGTATCGCCAAGATTCTGTTCTACATCTTCATCATTCTGTTCGTCGTGGGTCTCGTGATGCACCTCGTCCGGGGTGGCCGCACGATCTAA
- a CDS encoding chorismate mutase, which yields MTAADCMSMTEVRAGVDAIDRELVAVLRRRFDFMLAAARIKPDRTAVRDEPRKAEVIANAVREAAAAELPDGLAATLWEALVEASIAYELKTFDARN from the coding sequence ATGACCGCCGCCGATTGCATGTCGATGACCGAGGTCCGTGCCGGGGTTGACGCAATCGACCGCGAACTGGTCGCGGTGCTTCGCCGCCGGTTCGACTTCATGCTCGCCGCCGCCCGGATCAAGCCGGATCGCACCGCCGTTCGCGACGAGCCGCGCAAGGCCGAAGTCATCGCCAACGCCGTGCGCGAGGCCGCTGCCGCCGAGCTGCCCGACGGTCTTGCAGCGACGCTGTGGGAAGCCCTCGTCGAAGCATCGATCGCTTATGAATTGAAGACGTTCGACGCCCGGAACTGA
- a CDS encoding DUF2842 domain-containing protein: MAPLYPVTHEADNVTPCAYVGGMAMKPPTYRKPIGVLAMVLGLIIYAGLVSRLLGPIGALPWYIATPVYLLLGCLWLLPLKPLLQWMETGSWRAPR, translated from the coding sequence GTGGCACCGCTTTACCCGGTGACGCACGAGGCTGACAATGTCACCCCCTGCGCTTATGTCGGCGGCATGGCCATGAAACCCCCGACGTACCGCAAACCCATCGGCGTGCTGGCGATGGTGCTGGGCCTGATCATCTATGCCGGGTTGGTGTCGCGGCTGCTCGGCCCGATCGGCGCGCTGCCATGGTATATCGCGACCCCGGTGTACCTGCTGCTCGGCTGCCTGTGGCTGTTGCCGTTGAAGCCGCTGCTGCAGTGGATGGAGACCGGGTCGTGGCGCGCGCCGCGATGA
- a CDS encoding 5-formyltetrahydrofolate cyclo-ligase: MVVPPTSPHPASTPTKAALRRTLRAARAAYVAGLAPGERARLEAALAAVLDANLGPGPVAVYRACGDEIDPCGFARAMLYPRVTRDSPLTFHHAGAASLVPGALGIPEPAADAPVAVPTIILVPLIAVDARGHRLGQGGGYYDRTLALLRGSGQVFAIGVAWDVQRVEALPADAWDAPLDALATPSGWHRFTR, from the coding sequence ATGGTGGTCCCGCCGACCTCCCCTCACCCAGCGTCGACCCCTACCAAGGCAGCGTTGCGCCGGACGTTGCGAGCGGCGCGGGCGGCGTATGTCGCGGGGCTGGCGCCGGGCGAGCGGGCGCGGCTCGAGGCTGCGCTTGCCGCTGTCCTCGACGCCAATCTCGGACCGGGGCCGGTCGCAGTCTATCGGGCGTGTGGTGACGAGATCGACCCGTGCGGCTTCGCGCGCGCGATGCTCTATCCGCGCGTCACCCGCGATTCGCCGCTGACCTTCCATCATGCCGGCGCAGCGAGCCTCGTTCCCGGCGCACTCGGCATCCCCGAACCGGCGGCGGACGCTCCCGTCGCGGTCCCGACTATCATCCTCGTGCCGCTGATCGCGGTCGACGCGCGCGGCCACCGGCTCGGTCAGGGGGGCGGCTATTACGACCGGACGTTGGCGCTGCTGCGGGGGAGCGGGCAAGTGTTCGCGATCGGGGTCGCCTGGGACGTGCAGCGGGTCGAGGCATTGCCTGCCGATGCGTGGGACGCGCCGCTCGATGCGCTGGCGACGCCGTCGGGGTGGCACCGCTTTACCCGGTGA
- a CDS encoding cell division protein ZapA, whose product MGQVRVGIGGRTYPLSCGDGEEGHITALAALLAAKADELTAAIGTMSEPRLLLMAGIQVADELFAARNGGATAPIAPAAGAADDERYAALLARVETLAATLEAGRD is encoded by the coding sequence ATGGGCCAGGTCAGGGTCGGGATCGGCGGACGCACCTATCCGCTGTCGTGCGGCGACGGCGAGGAGGGGCACATCACCGCGCTCGCTGCGCTTCTCGCGGCGAAAGCCGACGAGCTCACCGCCGCGATCGGCACGATGAGCGAGCCACGCCTATTGTTGATGGCGGGCATCCAGGTCGCCGACGAGTTGTTCGCCGCGCGCAACGGTGGTGCGACGGCACCGATCGCCCCGGCGGCAGGTGCTGCAGATGACGAGCGTTACGCCGCCTTGCTTGCCCGCGTTGAAACCCTCGCCGCGACGCTCGAGGCGGGGCGCGATTAA